AAGAATTATTGTTGATTTTACGAACTGTAAGTGGTTGAACAATTCCCAATTCTTTTATTGATTGAGCAAGTTCATTTAAAGACTCTTGTGCAAATTTAGTTCTAGGTTGATAGGGGTTAGCTTCAATCTTAGAAATTTCTATCTCATTACTTAAGTTCCTTTCAGGGCTTTTTGCCTGAACTTCTTCAACATCATCAATTAGTGCTCCTAATCCTCTTCCTAATGCGCTTTTTTTTGCCATGTTAATTTTCCAGAATTATTTATTATTCGCTATTGATTCTTCTTTATTGTCTGACTTGCTCGCTTCATTATTTCGTAATAATTCGTGGGCTAAGTTCAGGTAGTTTACTGCTCCAACCGAATCTGCATCATATAGAATTGCAGGTTTACCGTAACTTGGTGCTTCTCCAAGTTTTGTGTTTCGCTGGATAATGGTTTCAAATACCATATCCTGAAAATGTTTTCTTACTTCGCTAACCACTTGGTTCGATAATCTTAAACGGCTATCGTACATGGTTAATAAGAATCCTTCAATTTCCAATTCAGGATTTAAACGGTTTTGAATAATTTTAATTGTATTTAAAAGTTTTCCTAATCCTTCCAATGCAAAATATTCGCACTGAACCGGAATAATAACCGAATTGGCAGCTGTAAGTGCATTCACAGTAATTAATCCCAAAGAAGGAGAACAGTCTATTAAAATATAATCGTATTCGGGGCTTAGTTTTTCAAGTACATTTAAAAGTATTTTCTCTCTATTGGCAAGGTTTAGCATTTCAATTTCGGCACCTACCAAATCGATATGAGATGGGATAATATCAAATCCTTCAATATCACTTTTCAGAATTGCTTCTTTGGGGTCAATTCCGTCAACAATACACTCATAAATACTTTTATCAATTGAGCGTACGTCAAAACCGATTCCTGAAGTAGAATTAGCCTGTGGATCTGCATCAACAATCAAAACCTTTTTTTCCAAAACAGCAAGGCTTGAAGCCAAGTTAATAGCAGTAGTGGTTTTTCCAACTCCTCCTTTTTGGTTTGCCAGAGCAATAATTTTAGCCATAAACAATTCGAGTTACAAGGATTAAATTAAATTATTTGATGTTGTTCCAAAGATACAATTTTAAGCGACATTTTTAATTTTGTGCCATTCTAAAATAGTAACAATTAGCATCAATTTATCAACATATTAAGACTAATGCTTTAAGATTCCCTTTAAAATAGATGGACTTAAACACCAAAATTTTTCATAATGGATAAATAAGTCTGTTCTTATTTAGTTGTTAGTAAACAACTTTATACTTTCGTTTAATAGTTGTTTTTTATCAATTGGAACTACCACCGGAATTTCACATACTATTCCACCTGCTAAATTCGATATGGCAGCAATTTCATTAGCTTTCATTCTTGCTGCTAAGCAAAGTGTTGCGACACTTATTACAGTGTCGCCTGCTCCCGATACATCGGCAATTTCTCTAACAACTGCAGGAATGTGTTCGTATGTTTTTTCGTTACTTATAAAAACGCCCAGCTCCGATAGAGTTATTAACAGTTTGTTAATACCCATTTCGTTTTGGAATTTTTTTGCTTGAGCAAATAGTCCTTTTATATCGCCTTTTTCTAAATCGAGATTAGAGCCTTCTACAAACTCCTTAAAATTTGGCTTAAACAGACTAACATTTTTGTAGTCTTTGTAATGTCGTTTTTTCGGGTCAACTAATATTGGAATTTTCTTTTCGTTGGCCAAATTTGTTATTTCTGATATTAGTGTTTGGGTTATTACCCCTTTGTCGTAATCTTCGAAAACAACTGCATGAATCTTATGCTTGTTAAGTAAGCTTTTAATGTGATCGATAAATTCCAATTCAATTTTATCAGCTAGCTCATGAGTATCCTCTTCGTCGATACGAATTAAATGCTGGTTATTGCTTATAAATCTTGTTTTTACGGTTGTTCTGCGGTGCTTGCTGCTAACAATGCCGTATTGTTCTTCTTGAATTTTTGTCAAAAGCTTTAGGAAATCTTTTCCTTTTTCGTCGTCTCCTATAACCGAACACAGAATAGGGTTTGCACCCATCGATTTAATATTTAAAGCAACATTAGCTGCTCCTCCTAATCGGTTCTCTCTTTCAACACACGAAAGAATTGGCACCGGTGCTTCGGGCGAAATACGTTCTACTTTACCCCAAACATAGGCGTCAACCATTACGTCGCCAATAATAAGCACGTTAAAATCGGCAAAGCTTTCAAAAATTTTTTCTAATTCAATTTTGTTCACTATAAATATGTTTTTGAATTATGCCAACAAAGATAAACAAATTCGTCTGTTCATGAATTTTTAAGGCTTTCCTTAGGTATTTTTAACAGTTGACTTTGCTCTTTTACATCGGGTCAACATCAAAATTAATTTGGATGGCTTTAAATCGATCTATTTCTTTTAGGAAATTAGCTTGTTGGTTTAATATCCATTTTGCTTTCGAGGGAGAGCTTTTTTTCTCAATTTTAAGCAGGATATTTACAATATAGTTGTTCTGAATTCTGTTAATTAAGGGTGCTTGTGGGCCAAATACACGAATTCCAAATATTTTTTTTAATGATTTAGCAAAGTAATTGGCTGCTTCGTTTACCAGCTGTTGTTTTTTATGTTTTATGCTGATGTTTATTAAACGATAATAAGGAGGATAAATATATTCCTGACGTTCTGATAATTGCGAAGCATACATGCCCAAATAGTCGTTTTTAACTACACTGCGAATAATTTCATGATCTGGCGTATAGGTTTGAATGAGGACTTTTCCTCTTTTTTTCTTACGTCCTGCACGACCCGATACTTGTGCCATCATCTGAAAACTGCGTTCGTAAGCTCTAAAATCGGGATAATTCATCATAGAATCGGCGTTAAGAATGCCTACTAATCCAACATTATCAAAATCTAAACCTTTCGATACCATTTGTGTTCCAACTAAAATATCTAGTTCATGATTTTCGAATTTGTAGATTAGTTTTTCGTAAGCTTGCTTTTTTCTGGTGGTATCCAAATCCATTCTTCCAACTTTCGCAGTAGGGAATAAGTTTAGTAATTCTTCTTCGATTTTTTCGGTTCCAAAGCCTCGATCTTCAATATCTTTAGATCCGCAATGTTCGCAGTTTACCGGAGGATTAGAGCTGTGACCGCAATAATGGCAGGTAAGCAAATTGTTGTGTTGGTGATAGGTAAGGCTTACCGAGCAATTTGGGCAATTGGGTACCCAACCGCAGGATTTACATTCCAAATAAGGTGCGTAACCTCTACGATTTTGGAAGAGAATAATTTGCTCATTATTCTCCAAACTATTTTCCATCATAGAGAAAAGCTCTGGAGAGAAAATAGACTTCATCTTTTTTTTACGACGAGCCTCTTTTATGTCTGATATTATTATTTCTGGCATTTCAATTTCCTGATGCCTATGGAATAATTCTACTAATCCGTATTTGCCATTTTGTGCATTAAAATAGCTTTCGATGGCAGGAGTTGCTGTGCCTAGTAAAGTTTTAGCTTGGTGTAAGTTTGCTAGGTACAAAGCAGCGTCGCGTGCATGATAACGTGGTGCTGGATCGAATTGTTTGTAGGTGTTTTCGTGCTCTTCATCTACAATAATAAGTCCTAAATTATTAAATGGCAGAAATATCGAGGAGCGAACACCTAGTATCACTTGATAGGATTTTTCAGGATTGTTACTTAGAATATTATTGTAGATTTCTACTCGTTCCGAATCGTTAAACTTAGAGTGATAGACTCCAACTTTATTGCCAAAAACCGATTTTAAGCGGGTAATAATTTGCGTGGTTAATGCAATTTCGGGAAGCAGGTATAGAACTTGTTTGTTGTTGTTTAGCTGCTCCTTAATTAAGTGAATATATATTTCTGTTTTACCACTTGAGGTTACTCCGTGTAGTAAAACACAATTCTTTTTTTCGAAAAGTGTTCTTATGTTTTGAATGGCTTTTTCCTGATGTTGGTTTAATTTTTTTAATTCCGAAGTTTCAGCTTTAGATAGATCTATTCGATCGGTTTTTTCAAAATAAGTGTTTAGAATATTCTTTTCAATCAGGCTTTTTAGAATTGAACGGGAACAGTTTACCGATTTTAATAAATCGAGAACACTTACTTTATGTGGCTTAGTTTCAAAATAATGTTTCGAAAGATTTAAGTAGGAGTATAGAAGTTCCTGTTGTTTTTTAGCTCTTTTTAAATTGTTAAGTATTTCTCCCATTTTATTTTCTGAAAAATCAGAAAATAAAGACACAAATTCTTGTTTTTTTTCTTTGTATCCCGATAAAATTTGTTCTTCGATGTAAACAGCACCTTTTTCAAGTAAAATTTTTACCTGAGGTAATGTGTTTTTTATTTTTGTGGCCTGATTTAAACTTGAGATGCTTACATCTTTTGAATGAGAAAGTATGTTTATGATTTGTTCTTCGGTTTTGTTTAAAACTTTTTTGGCAACAAAATTTTCGTTGAGACTTATTTTGGTCTGACTTTCGAGTTTTAATCCGGAAGGAATAGCTGCTTTATAAACATCTCCTAATACAGCCTGATAATATTGTGAAATCCAATCCCATAGTTTAAACTGCAAGTTGTTAATGATAGGATTTTCATCGAGACAAGAGAGAATATCTTTTACTGTATAATTTTCCGGTTTATCGTTGTGTAATTTACGAACAATTCCGGTGTACAGTTTTTTGTTTCCCAAAGGAACAACCACTCTTTTTCCTATGGCTATTTCGTTTTTAAACTCATTGGGAATAGAATAAGTGAATAGTCCGGCCAAAGGAAGCGGTAATATTACATCCGCGAAATTGGTAGTTTTGTTCATTGTAAGGAATTTTCCTCAAAGTTATCAGATCTGATTGAAATCCCAAAGCAGGAATCTCAATCAGAGTGAATATGTTGAACAAAAGCTTTCGCTAATGTTAAATTTTAGATAGAAAGTATTTCGTTTATTTTAAGGAATGTATCGTTAACTTTCTTTTTGTTTTTTATGGTTTTATTAAATGGTACGTGTGTTACTTCACCATTAACTGTTCCAACCATAATACTTTTTTGATCGTCGAGTAAAGCATCAACAGCAGCAACTCCTAAAGTAGACGCAGTTACACGGTCGAAAGCAGAAGGAGCTCCACCTCGTTGCATGTGTCCAAGTACCGATACACGAATATCATACTCAGGATGTTGTTTCTCAATTTTCTTAGCAATTGTATAAGCTCCACCTGATTTATCACCTTCGGCAACAATTACAATTCCGCTCGATTTATGTTCTTTATAACCTTTTTCGAGGTAAGATTGCAGTTCGGCTGTATGTGTTTCTTTTTCAGGTATTAGAATTGCTTCGGCACCAGTTGCAATACCACTGCGTAGGGCAATAAATCCTGCATCACGACCCATTACTTCAATAAAGAATAAACGGTTGTGAGCACTTGCCGTATCGCGAATTTTATCAACAGCTTCGGTTACCGTATTAATGGCAGTATCGTACCCAATTGTGTAATCAGTTCCGTACAAATCGTTGTCGATTGTTCCTGGTATTCCCACCACAGGAATATCGTGTTCTTGTGTAAAAATACGAGCTCCTGAGAAAGTACCATCACCACCGATTACAACTAGTGCATCGATATTGTTAGCAATCATTTGATCGTATGCTTTTTTTCTTCCTTCAACTTCTCTAAATTCCTGGCTTCTTGCCGAACAAAGAATAGTTCCTCCTTTTCCTATGATATTACTTACATCGTGCGATTTCATTTCTTTAAAATCACCTTTGATTAAGCCTTCGTAACCTTGCTTAATACCAACCACTTCAAGTTCGTTGAAAATGGCTGTGCGAACAACTGCACGTATTGCTGCGTTCATTCCTGGAGCATCACCTCCTGATGTAAGCACACCTATTTTTTTAATTCTTGACATGCTAATAATTATTTTATTTTCAAGTTTGATTTTTTCTACAACATCTTTCATTAACCAGCTAGGAGTTGAGGTTGCACCACTAACGCCTACTGATTTTCCACGATCGAACCAATCTGATTTTAGTTCGTTTACATCGGTAATAAAATAACTATTCGCGTTTGCACTTTTACAAACGTCGTATAATAGCTTACCATTCGAGCTTTTTTTACCGCTTACAAATACAATAATATCGTGTTTTTCTGCAAACTCTTTAATTAAAGGTACTCTGTTGGCTACCTTTCTGCATATTGTATCGTGA
This genomic interval from uncultured Marinifilum sp. contains the following:
- a CDS encoding AAA family ATPase translates to MAKIIALANQKGGVGKTTTAINLASSLAVLEKKVLIVDADPQANSTSGIGFDVRSIDKSIYECIVDGIDPKEAILKSDIEGFDIIPSHIDLVGAEIEMLNLANREKILLNVLEKLSPEYDYILIDCSPSLGLITVNALTAANSVIIPVQCEYFALEGLGKLLNTIKIIQNRLNPELEIEGFLLTMYDSRLRLSNQVVSEVRKHFQDMVFETIIQRNTKLGEAPSYGKPAILYDADSVGAVNYLNLAHELLRNNEASKSDNKEESIANNK
- a CDS encoding bifunctional ADP-heptose synthase; the encoded protein is MNKIELEKIFESFADFNVLIIGDVMVDAYVWGKVERISPEAPVPILSCVERENRLGGAANVALNIKSMGANPILCSVIGDDEKGKDFLKLLTKIQEEQYGIVSSKHRRTTVKTRFISNNQHLIRIDEEDTHELADKIELEFIDHIKSLLNKHKIHAVVFEDYDKGVITQTLISEITNLANEKKIPILVDPKKRHYKDYKNVSLFKPNFKEFVEGSNLDLEKGDIKGLFAQAKKFQNEMGINKLLITLSELGVFISNEKTYEHIPAVVREIADVSGAGDTVISVATLCLAARMKANEIAAISNLAGGIVCEIPVVVPIDKKQLLNESIKLFTNN
- the priA gene encoding primosomal protein N' is translated as MNKTTNFADVILPLPLAGLFTYSIPNEFKNEIAIGKRVVVPLGNKKLYTGIVRKLHNDKPENYTVKDILSCLDENPIINNLQFKLWDWISQYYQAVLGDVYKAAIPSGLKLESQTKISLNENFVAKKVLNKTEEQIINILSHSKDVSISSLNQATKIKNTLPQVKILLEKGAVYIEEQILSGYKEKKQEFVSLFSDFSENKMGEILNNLKRAKKQQELLYSYLNLSKHYFETKPHKVSVLDLLKSVNCSRSILKSLIEKNILNTYFEKTDRIDLSKAETSELKKLNQHQEKAIQNIRTLFEKKNCVLLHGVTSSGKTEIYIHLIKEQLNNNKQVLYLLPEIALTTQIITRLKSVFGNKVGVYHSKFNDSERVEIYNNILSNNPEKSYQVILGVRSSIFLPFNNLGLIIVDEEHENTYKQFDPAPRYHARDAALYLANLHQAKTLLGTATPAIESYFNAQNGKYGLVELFHRHQEIEMPEIIISDIKEARRKKKMKSIFSPELFSMMENSLENNEQIILFQNRRGYAPYLECKSCGWVPNCPNCSVSLTYHQHNNLLTCHYCGHSSNPPVNCEHCGSKDIEDRGFGTEKIEEELLNLFPTAKVGRMDLDTTRKKQAYEKLIYKFENHELDILVGTQMVSKGLDFDNVGLVGILNADSMMNYPDFRAYERSFQMMAQVSGRAGRKKKRGKVLIQTYTPDHEIIRSVVKNDYLGMYASQLSERQEYIYPPYYRLINISIKHKKQQLVNEAANYFAKSLKKIFGIRVFGPQAPLINRIQNNYIVNILLKIEKKSSPSKAKWILNQQANFLKEIDRFKAIQINFDVDPM
- the pfkA gene encoding 6-phosphofructokinase, whose protein sequence is MKIEIDPNAGFCFGVVNAINKAEETLKKEDQLYCIGDIVHNSIEVNRLQDLGLQTIDHKEYNSLKGKKVLFRAHGEPPESYKLAKKNKIEIIDATCPVVLNLQKRIKKAYKQIKEQKGQIVIYGKKGHAEVNGLVGQTEGNAIVIETLKDLKSVKPNLPVILFSQTTKTIEGFKLVAEQLKKTVKASFKVHDTICRKVANRVPLIKEFAEKHDIIVFVSGKKSSNGKLLYDVCKSANANSYFITDVNELKSDWFDRGKSVGVSGATSTPSWLMKDVVEKIKLENKIIISMSRIKKIGVLTSGGDAPGMNAAIRAVVRTAIFNELEVVGIKQGYEGLIKGDFKEMKSHDVSNIIGKGGTILCSARSQEFREVEGRKKAYDQMIANNIDALVVIGGDGTFSGARIFTQEHDIPVVGIPGTIDNDLYGTDYTIGYDTAINTVTEAVDKIRDTASAHNRLFFIEVMGRDAGFIALRSGIATGAEAILIPEKETHTAELQSYLEKGYKEHKSSGIVIVAEGDKSGGAYTIAKKIEKQHPEYDIRVSVLGHMQRGGAPSAFDRVTASTLGVAAVDALLDDQKSIMVGTVNGEVTHVPFNKTIKNKKKVNDTFLKINEILSI